One Chthoniobacterales bacterium genomic window carries:
- a CDS encoding sulfatase-like hydrolase/transferase: protein MSPRNILLLMADELRFDLPGFMGNPIARTPTLDRLARGAVVFDNAYTPSPVCVPARQCIATGKYPLHTGCERFGEDLPPGARTFARTFSEAGYLTVACGKLHHRGPDQMQGWLQRIGAETAVQWPNTFGAEGREQIGRLKWRGVEELEIAGPGTSPLSLHDRHTVDGAIDFLRMHFEGMYRRTADIPPLLLMVSLQQPHFPLLADADLFAHYHDIVRPRLREEAPWHPVLGRNALPCGEQVTPAQVRNATAAYYALVEKTDQEFGRVLAALESHGQNLDDWLIVGLSDHGDMLGEHALWEKRRFYEGSARVPLFLRAPDLWPAARRRENVSTIDLFPTLCAVAGLDTPDDLDARSLVPLLEGRREGWLNDTFCQLDLDEFMLKRGNLKYLTFGEKGPDVLFDLASDPGETTNRIADDNYFARGMEMRDDLMAFIATRRGGADLSATSRN from the coding sequence ATGTCGCCGCGGAATATCCTCCTCCTCATGGCGGACGAGCTCCGCTTCGACCTGCCGGGCTTCATGGGCAATCCCATCGCCCGCACGCCCACGCTCGACCGCCTCGCCCGCGGCGCCGTCGTCTTCGACAACGCCTACACGCCGTCGCCGGTGTGCGTGCCCGCGCGGCAATGCATCGCCACCGGCAAATACCCGCTTCACACCGGCTGCGAGCGCTTCGGCGAGGACCTCCCGCCCGGCGCGCGCACCTTCGCCCGCACGTTTTCCGAGGCGGGTTACCTCACCGTCGCCTGCGGCAAGCTGCATCACCGCGGGCCAGACCAGATGCAGGGATGGCTCCAGCGCATCGGGGCCGAGACGGCCGTGCAATGGCCGAATACCTTCGGCGCCGAGGGCCGGGAGCAGATCGGCCGGCTGAAGTGGCGCGGCGTCGAGGAACTCGAGATCGCCGGCCCTGGCACGTCCCCGCTCTCGCTGCACGACCGCCACACCGTCGACGGCGCGATCGACTTCCTTCGCATGCACTTCGAGGGCATGTATCGCCGCACGGCGGACATCCCGCCGCTGCTGCTCATGGTCAGCCTCCAGCAACCGCATTTTCCGCTGCTCGCCGACGCCGATCTCTTCGCCCATTACCACGACATCGTGCGTCCCCGCCTGCGCGAAGAGGCGCCGTGGCACCCCGTCCTCGGCCGCAACGCGCTGCCCTGCGGCGAGCAGGTCACGCCCGCGCAGGTCCGCAACGCCACCGCCGCCTACTACGCGCTCGTCGAGAAAACGGACCAGGAATTCGGCCGCGTGCTCGCCGCGCTCGAGAGCCACGGCCAGAACCTCGACGACTGGCTCATCGTCGGCCTGTCCGACCACGGCGACATGCTCGGCGAGCACGCGCTGTGGGAGAAACGCCGCTTCTACGAAGGCAGCGCCCGCGTGCCGCTCTTCCTCCGCGCGCCGGATCTCTGGCCCGCCGCCCGCCGCCGGGAAAACGTCAGCACGATCGACCTCTTCCCCACGCTCTGCGCGGTGGCCGGCCTCGACACGCCCGACGATCTCGACGCCCGCAGTCTCGTGCCGCTGCTCGAAGGCCGCCGGGAAGGCTGGCTCAACGACACCTTCTGCCAGCTCGACCTCGACGAATTCATGCTCAAGCGGGGGAATCTGAAATACCTGACCTTCGGCGAAAAAGGCCCCGACGTGCTCTTCGATCTCGCCAGCGATCCCGGCGAAACGACGAACCGCATCGCCGACGACAACTATTTCGCGCGCGGCATGGAAATGCGCGACGACCTCATGGCGTTCATCGCCACCCGGCGCGGCGGGGCCGACCTTTCCGCAACGTCACGGAATTGA
- a CDS encoding transglutaminase family protein, whose translation MSTKSKAAHAAAKWADAIFAKEGIQLTLGGEPTYVPLHPDGPEWSFSAVGPTKLSYARRMADELLKGSMAGGAVFFSPGKQYPGEVNPRWALRMLARRDGRKLFRGIPGNRRTDEAAALAFLAALPSRLDLDASWMAFTDPKVKAVKTWVLPLDHIDDKWLSVPWKIKARERVLNTAEGPAGLRLPLHLLPPDVPRRALVAELNEGRLCIFFPPLLQPPFTELLKAVGEALAAAKVGLYELQGYVPQDTDQVWTTVGLTADPGVLEINLPTCENWQAYDAWMHEITACAERVGLRSWKQPAGDYPGGTGGGNHMLWGGPSIEENPFFTRPGWLASILRYFQRYPSLAYLFTGCYVGASSQAPRPDESAKDLFDLEMAYHFLETLPAGVDNRVLINETLRHLQTDVTGNAHRSETSFDKFWNPGWPGGCLGLIEFRAIESLPTAEWMSAVMLLWRCIAGLAAVRPATGPLRLVQSELRDRYFLPSCLLADLDNLLGELRDAGCPIARDVFVKIWEWRFPRLLAHKEGDARLEIRRAHESWPLLCETPVEGGSTSRFVDTSMHRIEVRANDAFAATHDFYVQGRRLPLAALAPDLRLAGVRYRRSCLYPCLHPGIPVDLPLDITILERATGKPVTGYRMDPDSTNFRSILPPEKFRSGKPCRPLFKGALTHDLRLA comes from the coding sequence ATGAGCACGAAATCCAAAGCCGCGCACGCCGCCGCTAAATGGGCCGACGCCATTTTCGCGAAGGAAGGCATCCAGCTCACCCTCGGCGGCGAGCCCACCTACGTCCCTCTCCATCCCGACGGGCCCGAGTGGTCCTTCTCCGCCGTCGGCCCCACGAAACTTTCCTACGCCCGCCGCATGGCCGACGAGCTGCTCAAGGGCAGCATGGCCGGCGGCGCCGTCTTCTTCAGCCCCGGCAAGCAATACCCCGGTGAGGTGAATCCCCGCTGGGCGCTGCGCATGCTCGCCCGCCGCGACGGCAGGAAGCTCTTCCGCGGCATCCCCGGCAACAGGCGCACCGACGAGGCTGCCGCCCTCGCGTTCCTCGCCGCGTTGCCCTCGCGCCTCGACCTCGACGCCAGCTGGATGGCCTTCACCGATCCCAAGGTCAAGGCCGTGAAAACGTGGGTGCTCCCGCTCGATCATATCGATGACAAATGGCTTTCCGTCCCCTGGAAAATCAAGGCCCGGGAGCGCGTCCTCAACACCGCCGAAGGCCCCGCCGGCCTGCGCCTGCCGCTGCACCTTCTGCCGCCCGACGTGCCCCGCCGCGCCCTCGTGGCCGAGCTCAACGAAGGCCGCCTCTGCATCTTCTTCCCGCCGCTGCTCCAGCCTCCCTTCACCGAACTGCTCAAGGCCGTCGGCGAAGCGCTGGCCGCGGCGAAGGTCGGCCTCTACGAACTTCAGGGCTACGTCCCGCAGGATACCGACCAGGTCTGGACGACCGTCGGCCTCACCGCCGACCCCGGCGTGCTCGAGATCAATCTTCCCACCTGCGAGAACTGGCAGGCCTACGACGCGTGGATGCACGAGATCACGGCCTGCGCCGAGCGCGTCGGCCTTCGCTCGTGGAAGCAGCCGGCCGGCGACTATCCCGGCGGCACCGGCGGCGGGAACCACATGCTCTGGGGCGGTCCGAGCATCGAGGAGAATCCCTTCTTCACCCGCCCCGGCTGGCTCGCTTCGATCCTCCGTTACTTCCAGCGCTACCCGTCGCTGGCCTATCTTTTCACCGGCTGCTACGTCGGCGCCTCGTCGCAGGCTCCGCGCCCGGATGAATCCGCGAAGGATCTCTTCGATCTCGAGATGGCCTATCACTTCCTCGAGACGCTGCCCGCCGGCGTGGACAACCGCGTCCTCATCAACGAGACGCTGCGCCATCTCCAGACCGACGTCACCGGCAACGCCCACCGCTCCGAGACAAGCTTCGACAAGTTCTGGAATCCCGGCTGGCCCGGCGGCTGCCTCGGTCTCATCGAGTTCCGCGCCATCGAATCGCTGCCCACCGCCGAGTGGATGAGCGCCGTCATGCTGCTCTGGCGCTGCATCGCCGGCCTCGCCGCAGTGAGACCCGCCACCGGCCCGCTGCGCCTCGTGCAGTCGGAACTTCGCGACCGCTACTTCCTGCCGAGCTGCCTGCTTGCCGACCTCGACAATCTGCTTGGCGAACTCCGCGACGCCGGCTGCCCGATTGCTCGCGACGTCTTCGTGAAGATCTGGGAGTGGCGCTTCCCGCGTCTCCTCGCGCACAAGGAAGGCGACGCCCGCCTCGAGATTCGCCGCGCGCACGAGAGCTGGCCGCTGCTCTGCGAGACGCCCGTGGAAGGCGGCTCCACCAGCCGCTTCGTCGACACCTCGATGCACCGCATCGAAGTGCGCGCGAACGACGCCTTCGCCGCGACCCACGACTTCTACGTGCAGGGCCGCAGGCTTCCGCTCGCCGCGCTCGCGCCCGACCTGCGCCTCGCCGGCGTCCGCTACCGCCGCAGCTGCCTCTATCCCTGCCTGCATCCCGGCATTCCGGTCGACCTGCCGCTCGACATCACCATCCTCGAGCGCGCCACGGGCAAACCCGTGACGGGCTATCGCATGGATCCGGACAGCACGAACTTCCGCTCCATCCTGCCGCCGGAGAAATTCCGCAGTGGCAAGCCGTGTCGACCGCTCTTCAAGGGCGCGCTCACCCACGACCTGCGCCTCGCCTGA
- a CDS encoding transglutaminase family protein has translation MKIGIRCGANYAYEEPASFSPHLVRLFPRNSHDIRIERAVFTTDRSADVQFRHDLFDNKVARCFFPRKLAHLDFHIELDLDLTERNPFHFLLESHALRLPFDYLPHEAAVLAPYLDNPFPVALPPELSRPDTPRPTIEALVNLNTWIFQNFDYERRDEGEARTPAETLAAGTGACRDFSVLLATVLRQQGVAARLVSGFLWEPPDLAATDRRAENALHAWTEAYLPGAGWVGLDPTNGTLADHHRIPAAVGLNPDDISPIKGCYYGHKQIESTMTATLEIVPR, from the coding sequence GTGAAGATCGGAATCCGTTGCGGAGCGAACTACGCCTATGAGGAACCCGCCAGCTTCTCCCCCCATCTTGTCCGGCTCTTCCCGCGAAACAGCCACGACATCCGCATCGAACGCGCCGTTTTCACGACCGATCGCAGCGCCGACGTGCAATTCCGCCACGACCTGTTCGACAACAAGGTCGCCCGGTGTTTCTTTCCCAGGAAACTTGCGCACCTCGACTTTCACATCGAGCTCGACCTTGACCTCACCGAGCGGAATCCCTTCCACTTCCTGCTCGAATCGCACGCCCTGCGCCTGCCCTTCGACTACCTCCCGCACGAAGCCGCCGTTCTCGCGCCCTATCTCGACAACCCTTTTCCCGTCGCCCTCCCGCCCGAGCTCAGCCGGCCGGACACGCCACGCCCGACCATCGAAGCCCTCGTGAATCTCAACACCTGGATCTTCCAGAATTTCGACTACGAACGCCGCGACGAAGGCGAGGCCCGCACGCCCGCCGAGACGCTCGCCGCGGGCACCGGCGCCTGCCGCGATTTCTCCGTCCTGCTCGCGACCGTTCTCCGCCAGCAGGGCGTCGCCGCCCGCCTCGTGAGTGGCTTCCTCTGGGAGCCTCCCGACCTCGCCGCGACGGATCGCCGCGCCGAGAATGCCCTTCACGCCTGGACCGAGGCCTACCTGCCCGGCGCGGGCTGGGTCGGGCTCGACCCCACCAACGGCACCCTCGCCGACCACCACCGCATTCCCGCCGCCGTCGGCCTCAATCCCGACGACATCAGCCCGATCAAGGGCTGCTACTACGGTCACAAGCAGATCGAAAGCACCATGACGGCCACCCTCGAAATTGTTCCTCGATGA
- a CDS encoding transglutaminase family protein yields the protein MRFEITHTTDYRYQGSAIEAYLEARLTPPETATQRILSHRIEIVPDLPTTHYTDTFGNPVAFFSHPLRHERLAIHNHLVVETHAPQLPAEALDVPVAEARQLFSSVLLDYFDYLQPTTNVPVGGMAATWARQFLAPGVALRDGLDALNRAIYRTFEYRPGTTDNSTPLALVWKAKRGVCQDFANIMLSVLRTAGLPARYVCGYIETEPPRSKTGRRLVGAVATHAWVEALVPGLQWVALDPTNNRWCAEQHVAVSFGRDNRDAAPVRGTFKGGGGQAMKIKVNMRRIKG from the coding sequence ATGCGGTTTGAGATCACGCACACGACCGATTACCGCTACCAGGGCTCGGCCATCGAGGCCTACCTCGAGGCGCGTCTCACGCCGCCCGAGACCGCGACGCAGCGCATCCTCAGCCACCGCATCGAGATCGTCCCCGACCTGCCGACGACGCATTACACCGACACCTTCGGCAATCCCGTCGCCTTCTTCTCGCACCCGCTGCGGCACGAGCGCCTCGCCATTCACAACCACCTCGTCGTCGAGACGCACGCCCCGCAGCTGCCCGCCGAGGCTCTCGACGTGCCCGTCGCCGAGGCGCGGCAGCTCTTCTCGTCGGTGCTGCTCGATTACTTCGATTACCTCCAGCCCACCACGAATGTCCCCGTCGGCGGGATGGCCGCCACCTGGGCCAGACAATTCCTCGCGCCCGGCGTCGCGCTGCGCGACGGCCTCGACGCCCTCAACCGCGCCATTTACCGGACATTCGAATACCGCCCCGGCACCACGGACAATTCCACGCCGCTCGCCCTCGTCTGGAAGGCCAAACGCGGCGTCTGCCAGGATTTTGCGAACATCATGCTCAGCGTCCTGCGCACGGCCGGCCTGCCCGCGCGCTATGTCTGCGGCTACATCGAGACCGAGCCGCCCCGCTCGAAGACCGGCCGTCGCCTCGTCGGTGCCGTCGCCACCCACGCCTGGGTCGAGGCGCTCGTTCCCGGCCTGCAATGGGTCGCGCTCGACCCCACGAATAATCGATGGTGCGCCGAGCAGCACGTCGCGGTATCGTTCGGCCGCGACAACCGGGATGCCGCCCCCGTGCGCGGCACCTTCAAGGGCGGCGGAGGGCAGGCCATGAAAATCAAGGTGAACATGAGGAGAATCAAAGGGTGA
- a CDS encoding circularly permuted type 2 ATP-grasp protein: MQQAKRGATGKRKSDSVHWNELIDASGQPRAIYRPLLRRFDHAGRAELRRSDEQLEATMREMGVSFAVGRDRTWGRRPWFCDLLPQVFTAAEWKTLSSGMAQRLHAFECFLRDVYGEQRILRQGIVPLHPVLGSPYFQRAARALKPPGGQFLHLSGMAVGRTSDGRMVVKHHYFSQPSGMSYMIQNRRAMARVMPQAFLDYAIHSITEAPTDILELLRSFARDTDPTIVLLSPGQGSAAYSEHSFLARRMGIPLVQGGDLIVLNDRVYLKTVSGLERVEVIYSRISDMWLDPLVFRRDSLLGVPGLVQCIRQGTVSVINAVGAQLADDRALLRFTPALIRYYLSETPILDELDTFWLGDLDQREMVLNDLSSYVIRPIYGEKICTPDEGEDFDERRQRALISEILEDAGNFVAQPRGSSALTLSYENGRPHTRHQDHILFALHHGDGEYATFPGALTRVAEDGSFFTASELRGGSKDTWVEAEPGTNPDPGPRLVHDVHPPSQHVTSRVAEAFYWAGRYLERARSLAAMIGVIESLETEELNSTERTLYRPVWNRMLPPLEGGRTEKDTISSALGRYRLTFDPTGSGSVRSSIERATQNTDSILETFSNEVGSTLSQLRSLFDNANRHSRLDDARRAAVTRRTCEQVTQLVAQFFGFAQTTMIADGGWRFCEVGERVERAAITANALATMTRSLLRSAGPAHEHSREIQLSAFLRLLNCRDVYRRVYQMRIEPGPVFEMFWQNPTVPRSVNRCLIACRDLLELSQVHSSPGLQRTFAGIEELRSEMLQIDWEHLADREIEHGQPRAAARGELIDRIDALLKRTLGIHELIADGFLNHQIHMHADQPLLTGFANAV, translated from the coding sequence GTGCAGCAGGCGAAACGGGGAGCCACGGGCAAAAGAAAGTCGGATTCCGTCCATTGGAACGAGCTGATCGATGCCTCCGGGCAGCCCCGCGCGATCTATCGTCCTCTGCTCCGGCGATTCGACCACGCCGGTCGCGCCGAGCTTCGCCGCAGTGACGAACAGCTCGAGGCCACCATGCGCGAGATGGGCGTCTCCTTTGCCGTCGGTCGCGACCGCACCTGGGGCCGGCGTCCCTGGTTCTGCGACCTGCTGCCGCAGGTCTTCACCGCGGCGGAATGGAAGACGCTCTCGAGCGGAATGGCCCAGCGGCTGCACGCCTTCGAGTGTTTTCTCCGCGACGTCTACGGCGAGCAACGCATCCTCCGCCAGGGCATCGTGCCGCTGCATCCCGTGCTCGGCAGCCCGTATTTCCAGCGCGCCGCCCGGGCCCTGAAACCGCCGGGCGGGCAGTTTTTGCACCTCAGCGGCATGGCCGTGGGCCGCACATCCGACGGGCGCATGGTGGTGAAGCATCACTACTTCAGCCAGCCGTCGGGCATGTCCTACATGATCCAGAATCGGCGCGCGATGGCCCGCGTGATGCCCCAGGCGTTTCTCGACTACGCGATCCATTCCATCACCGAGGCGCCCACCGACATCCTCGAGCTTCTCCGCAGCTTCGCCCGCGACACCGATCCCACGATCGTGCTCCTCTCGCCCGGCCAGGGCAGCGCCGCGTATTCCGAGCACAGCTTTCTCGCCCGACGCATGGGTATCCCGCTCGTGCAGGGCGGCGACCTCATTGTCCTGAACGATCGCGTCTATCTGAAGACGGTTTCCGGCCTCGAACGCGTCGAGGTGATCTACTCGCGAATCTCCGACATGTGGCTGGACCCGCTGGTCTTCCGGCGCGACTCGCTGCTCGGCGTGCCCGGCCTCGTGCAATGCATCCGCCAGGGCACCGTCTCGGTGATCAACGCCGTCGGCGCCCAGCTCGCCGACGACCGCGCGCTGCTGCGCTTCACCCCCGCGCTCATTCGCTACTACCTCAGCGAGACGCCGATTCTCGACGAACTCGACACCTTCTGGCTCGGCGATCTCGACCAGCGCGAAATGGTGCTCAACGACCTGTCTAGCTACGTCATCCGCCCGATCTACGGCGAGAAGATCTGCACGCCCGACGAGGGCGAGGACTTCGACGAACGCCGCCAGCGCGCGCTTATCAGCGAGATCCTCGAGGACGCCGGCAACTTCGTCGCGCAGCCTCGCGGCTCGTCCGCTCTCACGCTCAGCTACGAGAACGGCCGGCCGCACACGCGGCATCAGGACCACATTCTCTTCGCGCTCCATCACGGCGACGGAGAATACGCGACCTTCCCCGGCGCCCTCACGCGCGTCGCCGAGGACGGCTCGTTCTTCACCGCCTCGGAGCTCCGCGGCGGCAGCAAGGATACCTGGGTCGAGGCCGAGCCCGGCACGAATCCGGATCCCGGTCCGCGCCTTGTCCACGACGTGCACCCGCCCTCGCAGCACGTCACCAGCCGCGTCGCCGAGGCGTTCTACTGGGCCGGCCGTTACCTCGAGCGCGCCCGCAGTCTCGCGGCCATGATTGGCGTGATCGAGTCGCTCGAGACCGAGGAACTCAACTCCACCGAGCGCACGCTTTACCGGCCCGTCTGGAATCGCATGCTTCCGCCGCTCGAGGGCGGCCGCACCGAGAAGGACACCATTTCGAGCGCCCTCGGACGCTATCGCCTCACATTCGACCCGACCGGCTCCGGCTCCGTCCGCAGCTCCATCGAGCGCGCCACGCAGAACACCGACTCCATCCTCGAAACCTTCAGCAACGAGGTCGGCTCCACCCTCAGCCAGCTTCGCTCGCTTTTCGACAACGCCAATCGCCACTCGCGGCTCGACGACGCTCGACGGGCCGCCGTCACCCGCCGCACCTGCGAGCAGGTCACCCAGCTCGTCGCCCAATTCTTCGGATTCGCGCAGACCACGATGATCGCCGACGGCGGCTGGCGGTTCTGCGAAGTCGGCGAGCGCGTCGAGCGCGCCGCCATCACGGCAAACGCCCTCGCGACGATGACCCGTTCGCTGCTGCGCTCCGCCGGCCCCGCGCACGAGCATTCCCGCGAGATCCAGCTCTCCGCCTTCCTGCGCCTGCTGAACTGCCGCGACGTCTACCGCCGCGTCTACCAGATGCGCATCGAGCCCGGCCCCGTCTTCGAGATGTTCTGGCAGAATCCCACCGTGCCTCGCTCGGTGAACCGCTGCCTCATCGCCTGCCGCGACCTCCTCGAGCTCTCGCAGGTCCATTCGTCGCCCGGCCTCCAGCGCACCTTCGCCGGCATCGAGGAACTCCGCAGCGAAATGCTCCAGATCGATTGGGAACACCTCGCCGACCGCGAGATCGAGCACGGCCAGCCGCGCGCCGCCGCCCGCGGCGAGCTCATCGACCGCATCGACGCCCTGCTCAAACGCACGCTCGGCATCCACGAGCTCATCGCCGACGGCTTTCTCAATCACCAGATTCACATGCACGCCGACCAACCGCTGCTCACCGGGTTTGCCAATGCGGTTTGA
- a CDS encoding serine hydrolase domain-containing protein, whose amino-acid sequence MKRALSILLLLAAVAPSHGMESAASSLRLPDSRIAAAAAYSRKHGGLALIVQQAGKTLHESYASGVTPDNTFLVMSITKNLAALATFAARSQGILTFDEPVARTIPEWRGDSGKSTLTIRNLLEQTSGLASGYNTIYARGVRDKNRLAISLPLVNEPGARFAYAPGNYELLEEILRRKLSSRRTDPLSYLAAKVLVPLGIPAVAAWRRDGRGNPFFSAGARLTARDLAKIGRLVGAPGRAVPGSALPPAAFAGAFAGSPANSMYGLSFWLNANAAAPDARALSIEGTLGESRSPADWRTCCISPAAPADLIAMVGSGGQRCYVVPSRKLVVVRLGNGSSFSDAEFLRRLFEHG is encoded by the coding sequence ATGAAACGCGCGCTTTCCATCCTTCTGCTGCTGGCGGCCGTTGCGCCCTCGCACGGGATGGAATCCGCAGCCTCCTCCCTGCGGCTGCCCGACTCCCGGATCGCCGCCGCCGCCGCCTACTCACGCAAACACGGCGGCCTCGCGCTCATCGTTCAGCAGGCCGGGAAAACGCTCCACGAGTCCTACGCATCCGGCGTTACGCCCGACAACACGTTCCTCGTGATGAGCATCACGAAGAACCTCGCCGCCCTCGCGACCTTCGCCGCCCGCAGCCAGGGCATTCTCACCTTCGACGAGCCCGTCGCCAGGACGATCCCCGAATGGCGCGGCGATTCGGGCAAAAGCACGCTCACCATTCGCAATCTCCTCGAGCAGACCTCCGGCCTCGCCAGCGGCTACAACACGATCTACGCGCGCGGCGTGCGCGACAAAAACCGGCTCGCCATCTCCCTCCCGCTCGTCAACGAACCCGGCGCCCGCTTCGCCTACGCGCCCGGCAACTACGAGCTCCTCGAGGAGATCCTGCGCCGAAAACTCTCCTCCCGCCGCACCGATCCTCTCAGCTACCTCGCCGCAAAAGTCCTCGTTCCCCTCGGGATTCCCGCCGTCGCCGCCTGGCGCCGCGACGGCAGGGGCAACCCGTTCTTCTCCGCCGGCGCGAGACTCACCGCCCGGGATCTCGCGAAGATCGGCCGCCTCGTCGGCGCCCCCGGCCGGGCCGTGCCAGGATCCGCCCTGCCGCCCGCGGCCTTCGCCGGCGCGTTCGCCGGATCCCCGGCCAACTCGATGTATGGCCTCAGCTTCTGGCTGAACGCCAACGCTGCCGCCCCGGACGCCCGCGCGCTCTCCATCGAAGGCACCCTGGGCGAAAGTCGCTCGCCCGCCGACTGGCGCACATGCTGCATTTCCCCCGCGGCTCCGGCCGACCTCATTGCCATGGTCGGCTCCGGCGGCCAGCGGTGCTACGTCGTTCCCTCCCGCAAACTCGTCGTCGTCCGGCTCGGGAACGGCTCGAGTTTCAGCGACGCGGAGTTCCTTCGGCGGCTGTTCGAGCATGGGTAA
- a CDS encoding NAD(P)H-dependent glycerol-3-phosphate dehydrogenase, with protein sequence MFSRISVIGAGGWGTALAILLAGNRPTVRLWAHSAAAAERLRTTRMNADYLPGVPLPENVEVTNDLEEAAQADLLAVVVPSRAFREVARDLAGTSLGENATLVSCTKGIEADTGHLMTQVLGECLPGRPLAVLSGPNLAAEIARGIPAAGVIGSRHNDLLPALQELFSFPTFRTYTSEDVDGIQLGGALKNVFAIGAGVSDGLRMGDNAKAALVTRALAEMTRLGVALGGRRETFAGLSGIGDLMVTCFSSHSRNRGFGERLGRGETVAEIQESMKMVAEGVPTSRSALQCAQRLGVEAPIITEVHAVLHEGRPPRQAMGALLVRPPKPEADDS encoded by the coding sequence ATGTTTTCACGAATCAGCGTCATCGGAGCCGGCGGCTGGGGCACCGCCCTCGCCATTCTCCTCGCCGGCAATCGTCCCACCGTGCGCCTGTGGGCCCACAGCGCCGCCGCCGCGGAGCGCCTGCGCACCACGCGCATGAATGCCGACTACCTGCCCGGCGTGCCGCTGCCGGAGAACGTGGAGGTCACCAACGATCTCGAGGAGGCCGCACAGGCCGATCTGCTCGCGGTGGTCGTGCCGTCGCGCGCCTTTCGTGAAGTTGCCCGGGATCTCGCGGGGACATCGCTCGGCGAGAACGCCACGCTCGTTTCGTGCACGAAGGGCATCGAGGCCGATACCGGTCACCTCATGACGCAGGTGCTCGGCGAATGCCTGCCCGGCCGGCCGCTCGCGGTGCTTTCCGGGCCGAATCTGGCCGCCGAGATCGCGCGTGGCATCCCCGCCGCCGGCGTGATCGGTTCCCGCCACAACGACCTCCTCCCCGCGCTGCAGGAGCTGTTTTCCTTCCCCACCTTCCGCACCTACACGAGCGAGGATGTCGACGGCATCCAGCTCGGCGGCGCCTTGAAGAACGTCTTCGCCATCGGCGCCGGCGTTTCGGACGGCCTGCGCATGGGCGACAATGCCAAGGCCGCTCTCGTCACCCGCGCCCTCGCGGAGATGACGCGACTCGGCGTCGCGCTCGGCGGCCGCCGCGAAACCTTCGCCGGCCTCAGCGGGATCGGCGACCTCATGGTCACCTGTTTCAGCTCGCACAGTCGCAACCGCGGATTCGGGGAGCGCCTCGGCCGCGGCGAGACCGTCGCGGAGATCCAGGAATCCATGAAGATGGTCGCCGAGGGCGTGCCAACCTCCCGCAGCGCCTTGCAATGCGCCCAGCGGCTCGGCGTCGAGGCGCCGATCATCACGGAAGTCCATGCCGTGCTGCACGAGGGCCGTCCCCCCCGGCAGGCCATGGGCGCCCTGCTCGTGCGCCCCCCGAAGCCGGAAGCCGACGACTCATGA
- the plsY gene encoding glycerol-3-phosphate 1-O-acyltransferase PlsY: MFFVFVAIGAYLIGSFPSGFVIGRARGVDLRKEGSGNIGATNALRVLGKKWGYLCFALDIGKGALAVVLAKAVAPALGLDATLAGILAAIFVLLGHTFPVWLGFKGGKGIATSGGIALALFPWPVFVLSITAWVIVFLATRIVSIASLVATVVLGGTLVTLWLRGGNGALAIVGVAMCVLVFWLHRGNISRLMQGTESRFEKRRKS, translated from the coding sequence ATGTTCTTCGTCTTTGTCGCGATCGGGGCCTACCTGATCGGTTCGTTCCCGAGCGGCTTCGTGATTGGCCGTGCGCGCGGGGTGGATCTGCGCAAGGAAGGCAGCGGGAACATCGGCGCCACGAACGCCCTGCGCGTGCTGGGCAAGAAATGGGGCTACCTGTGCTTTGCCCTCGATATCGGCAAGGGCGCGCTTGCGGTGGTGCTCGCGAAAGCCGTCGCGCCCGCGCTCGGGCTCGACGCGACGCTGGCCGGCATCCTCGCCGCGATCTTCGTGCTGCTCGGGCACACGTTCCCCGTCTGGCTGGGCTTCAAGGGCGGCAAAGGCATTGCGACCTCCGGGGGCATCGCGCTCGCGTTGTTTCCCTGGCCGGTCTTCGTCCTCTCGATCACGGCCTGGGTGATTGTCTTCCTGGCCACGCGCATCGTTTCGATCGCGTCGCTCGTCGCGACGGTCGTGCTGGGCGGGACGCTCGTCACCCTCTGGCTGCGCGGCGGCAACGGGGCGCTCGCGATCGTCGGCGTCGCCATGTGCGTGCTCGTCTTCTGGCTGCATCGGGGGAATATTTCCCGCCTGATGCAGGGCACGGAGTCGCGTTTCGAGAAGCGCCGTAAATCCTGA